The following is a genomic window from Gemmatimonadaceae bacterium.
CGCGCAGCCCGACTGCTCGATTCGGCCGGCTGGCGGCGCGCCGGCAACGGCGTCCGTGCGGCCGGCGGGGTGCAAGGGGTGAAAGACGGAACGTCGCTGGTAATTGGCTTCAGTGCGATGCCGAGCCAGGGAACGTACGGCGATCTTCTCCGCGCACAGCTTCGAGCACTGGGCATCGATCTTCGGGTCGAGCTTCTCGAACCCGCCGTATTCGGCCAGAAAATCTTTACCGCGCGCGACTTCGATACGGCAATCGTGGCGTACTGCAATGGAACCGATCCGGAGATCGGCGTGCGACGCCAGTACGTGTCGACGAACATCGCGCCGGTTCCCTTCTCCAATCTGGCTGCCTACCGTAACCCGGTGATGGACAGCCTGTTCGATTACGCCGCATCCGCGCTGGACGTTAGCGAGCGCCGGCGCGCATATCGCGAGATTCAGGAAATCGCGGTACGCGATCAGCCATATGTGTGGCTCGTCGAGACTCTGTCGAGCTACGCCTACAACGTGCGCTGCACTGGACTCTCTACATCGTCGCATTTCGCCGCGACGGCACGGTGCATGTGAATCCTGGCTTCGTGCTTCGTCGCCTGCTCCAGGTAATACCGACAGTGGTCGGAATCGTGCTGGCGGGGTTCCTCCTGATCCATCTGGCTCCTGGCGATCCGGTGCTGGCGCTCGCTGGGGAGAACGGCGACGCCGCGTACTATGCGTTCATGCGGACGCGTTTTGGATTGGATAAGCCGCTGCCCGAGCAACTGATCACGTACTTCGCCCGCGTTGCGTCAGGTGATCTTGGTGTGTCGTACGTGCATGGCCGCGGCACGCTGGAGCTCATCGCGGAGCGGGTGCCCGCAACTCTGCTTCTCACCGGGACGGCGTTGCTGCTGGCCATTGTTGTCGCGATACCCCTCGGAGCGATTGGTGCGCAAAGGCCGCATGGCGCCAGAGACGTCGGCATCAACGCGGTCACGCTGTCGTTGTTTTCTGCGCCGGTATTCTGGCTGGGGCAGCTCGCGATTCTCGGCGTTGCCCTCGGGCTCGGCGTTCTGCCCGTTCAGGGCATGGCGACTGCGGGGAGCGGAGCAACCGGCTGGCGGTATGGCCTCGACGTCATGCGCCACCTCATCCTTCCGGCGTTCGTCCTGGCGTCGCAGGAGCTCGCGGTCCTCGTCCGCCTCACGCGAAGCGGTCTGATCGACGAGCTGGCGCGGGACCACATCCGCACTGCACGGTCGAAAGGCATTAAGGAAACAATGGTTGTCGTGCGCCATGCCATGCCCCGTGCGCTGATGCCGGTCATCACCGTTGTCGGGTCACGAGTTGGGCAGCTGATCGCCGGGGCGGTCGTCACTGAAATCGTTTTCGGCTGGCCCGGGCTGGGACGGTTGCTCCTCACGTCGTTGCAGACGCGGGACACACCATTGCTGCTTGCGCTGTTCATGGCGATTGCCTTTGCGGTAACGCTGTCCAATCTCATCACCGATCTGGTCCATTCCGCCGTCGACCCCCGCATCCGTCTCGGCTGATCGCATGAGGTCTGAGCGCGGGCGCACGTCGCGCGTTGGCTGGCGTCCCGCCATGAGCGGCACCGCAGGCAGGCGTGCCGGCGCGTTCGGATTTGCGCTGCTGAGCGTGATGCTCCTCGCTGGACTGCTCGCGCCGGTGCTTGCGGTTGCTGATCCTTTCGCCCTTACCGGACCGTCACTGTCACCGCCGTCGGTGGATCACCCAATGGGAACCGACGCGCTCGGACGCGACCTGTTCAGCGGCGTGCTTTATGGGACGAGGACATCGCTGTTAATCGCGGCTGCAGTCGCACTTCTCGCGTCAGCCTGCGGCGTCACTGTCGGCATTGTTGCCGGTTACCGAGGGGGCCTGGTTGACGATCTGCTGATGCGCATTACGGAATTGTTTCAGGTGATGCCTCGATTCATCCTCGTCGCCGTGATGATTGCACTGTTTGGACCGGGTCTCGACCGTGTCGTTCTGACGCTGGGGCTGACATCATGGCCGACACTGGCGCGCGTCGTCCGGGGTGAGATTCTCGCCACGCGTAACCTCGAGTTCGTCCTGTCCGCCGAAGCACTGGGAGCGACGCGGACCCGCATTTTCTGGAGGGTACTCCTGCCCCAGGTTTTGCCCAGCGTGCTCGTGCTCGTCGGCCTGATGCTGGGGCAGGTATTGCTTCTCGAAGCCAGTCTGGGCTTTCTTGGACTTGGTGACCCGAACACGCTGACCTGGGGGTCCCTCGCCGGGCAGGCTCAGGGATACCTTCGGGTGGCGTGGTGGCTCCCGCTCTTTCCCGGGCTCGCAATTACGCTGACGGTGCTCGGCTTCAATCTTTTCGCGGATGGGTTGGCCGCATTGACGCAACGGCGTTGAGTCACCTTCGGCCCGCGGTTCGACGATATCTATGTGGGGGCAGAATACCGGTTATCAGTGTCGCTCTTTCTTCACGCCTCCAGAGTTCTCCGCACGATCCGAAACCCCTTCCACCATGGCCTGGTCCGCCTCGGGCCGCGCCTCTCCCCAGATGAGCAGCAGACCCATGATACCATAAATCGGGAGATGCCCGACGAGCTCTGACCAACCGAGCAAGGGGAGCGTGAGATTGAACGGCAGCCACAGCGCCAGAATAATCAGGCGAACAAAAACGCCGGACATGAGCAGCAGCCCAAACGTCAGCTCCACTACCCCCGCAATGAACAGGAACTCCGGATCGCCAATCGCCGACAACCCTAACGCGGGAAAAAAGTTGAACGGGTGCTCGGCGAGAAACGCGAGCCCCATCGCGGGGTTCCACAGCTTTTCTGTGAATGCGACCACAACGATGCTCAGCCCCGTGAGAACGCGGAGGACCGTGACCGCGTGAGGCATGAGTCGCTCCACCGGCTTGTGTAGCCGCTCAAGCGACATGTCGAACGCCAGCGGACCACGGCCCGCGGCGAAAAGGAAAAAAGCTATGCCGAGGAACAGCGAGTGCTCGAGCAGGCGCACCGGGCCGAAGAAAATTGCGCCGGCCAGCCAGACTCCGGCGAGCGCAACCGCGCCGAACCGGGTGAGCGCACCATATATGAAGCTCAGCGCAATGGCAATCTCGGCCAGACCCAGGATGGCACCGAGAAAGTTTGCGGGCAACTCAAGGTTGGGGACGA
Proteins encoded in this region:
- a CDS encoding ABC transporter permease — protein: MHVNPGFVLRRLLQVIPTVVGIVLAGFLLIHLAPGDPVLALAGENGDAAYYAFMRTRFGLDKPLPEQLITYFARVASGDLGVSYVHGRGTLELIAERVPATLLLTGTALLLAIVVAIPLGAIGAQRPHGARDVGINAVTLSLFSAPVFWLGQLAILGVALGLGVLPVQGMATAGSGATGWRYGLDVMRHLILPAFVLASQELAVLVRLTRSGLIDELARDHIRTARSKGIKETMVVVRHAMPRALMPVITVVGSRVGQLIAGAVVTEIVFGWPGLGRLLLTSLQTRDTPLLLALFMAIAFAVTLSNLITDLVHSAVDPRIRLG
- a CDS encoding ABC transporter permease, translated to MRSERGRTSRVGWRPAMSGTAGRRAGAFGFALLSVMLLAGLLAPVLAVADPFALTGPSLSPPSVDHPMGTDALGRDLFSGVLYGTRTSLLIAAAVALLASACGVTVGIVAGYRGGLVDDLLMRITELFQVMPRFILVAVMIALFGPGLDRVVLTLGLTSWPTLARVVRGEILATRNLEFVLSAEALGATRTRIFWRVLLPQVLPSVLVLVGLMLGQVLLLEASLGFLGLGDPNTLTWGSLAGQAQGYLRVAWWLPLFPGLAITLTVLGFNLFADGLAALTQRR